In Arthrobacter sp. StoSoilB5, one genomic interval encodes:
- a CDS encoding deoxyribodipyrimidine photo-lyase, whose translation MKPSVVWFRDDLRVRDNPALHAAVDDGGAVALYVLDEESRGVRPHGGAARWWLHYSLTALRDDLAAIGVPLLLRRGPAGPVVQEITTAIGAGALFWNRRYGPAERTVDAGIKAWARGAGMHVESFQASLLHEPWEVTTKTGGQYKVFTPFWRTVSSQDFRDPLAVPAHGHGYAGELPGCDSLESWHLLPTNPDWSAGLVEAWTPGSAAGHQRLNKFVTDGLTNYSEGRNRPDVDGSSCLSPYLRWGELSPFEVWHALASNRSESTSIFASELGWREFCWHQYFHNPDLATANLRKEFDRFPWAWPDGSGSRPAKAHAGHETAAAELRAWQLGRTGFPLVDAGQRQLWQTGWMHNRVRMVAASFLVKNLGIHWQLGEQWFWDTLVDADPASNPANWQWVAGSGADASPFFRIFNPEAQRIKFDPRGKYIAQWIQEFGTPEYPEEIVDLKTTRQDALEAYKGLKEVH comes from the coding sequence GTGAAGCCGTCCGTCGTCTGGTTCCGCGACGACCTAAGGGTCCGGGACAACCCAGCCTTGCATGCCGCCGTCGATGACGGCGGGGCGGTGGCCCTTTACGTACTGGACGAAGAATCGCGCGGTGTCCGGCCCCACGGCGGTGCCGCGCGGTGGTGGCTTCACTACTCTTTGACGGCGCTGCGGGACGATCTCGCGGCCATCGGAGTACCGCTTCTGCTGCGTCGAGGACCGGCCGGCCCGGTTGTTCAGGAAATCACGACGGCGATCGGCGCCGGCGCGTTGTTCTGGAACCGCCGGTACGGTCCGGCGGAGCGGACGGTCGACGCCGGGATCAAAGCGTGGGCGCGTGGGGCCGGCATGCATGTAGAGAGCTTTCAGGCGTCCCTGCTTCATGAGCCGTGGGAAGTCACCACCAAGACCGGCGGGCAGTACAAGGTTTTCACCCCTTTTTGGCGGACTGTTTCATCGCAGGACTTCCGGGATCCTTTGGCTGTACCGGCTCATGGCCACGGCTACGCGGGCGAACTGCCCGGCTGCGATTCGTTGGAATCCTGGCACCTGTTGCCCACCAACCCGGACTGGTCCGCAGGGTTGGTGGAGGCATGGACGCCGGGATCGGCTGCAGGGCACCAGCGGCTCAATAAATTCGTGACTGACGGACTCACAAACTACAGCGAAGGCCGTAATCGCCCGGACGTCGATGGCAGCAGTTGCCTTTCGCCATACCTGCGTTGGGGTGAGCTCAGCCCGTTCGAGGTGTGGCATGCCCTGGCTTCCAATAGATCGGAAAGCACAAGTATTTTCGCCTCCGAACTCGGCTGGCGCGAATTCTGTTGGCACCAGTACTTCCATAACCCGGATCTGGCCACAGCGAACCTGCGTAAGGAATTTGACCGATTCCCGTGGGCTTGGCCGGATGGCTCCGGCTCCCGCCCCGCGAAGGCTCACGCTGGTCACGAGACTGCGGCCGCGGAACTCCGCGCCTGGCAGTTGGGCCGCACCGGTTTTCCCTTGGTGGACGCAGGACAGCGGCAACTCTGGCAGACGGGGTGGATGCACAACCGGGTGCGCATGGTCGCGGCCAGCTTCCTTGTGAAGAACCTGGGCATTCATTGGCAACTCGGCGAGCAGTGGTTCTGGGACACCTTGGTGGACGCTGACCCGGCGTCCAACCCGGCGAACTGGCAGTGGGTGGCGGGCTCGGGGGCAGACGCTTCCCCGTTCTTCAGGATCTTCAATCCGGAGGCCCAACGCATCAAGTTCGATCCCCGGGGAAAATACATTGCCCAGTGGATCCAGGAGTTCGGCACACCCGAGTATCCGGAGGAGATCGTGGATCTCAAGACCACCAGGCAGGATGCCTTGGAAGCCTACAAGGGACTCAAAGAAGTGCACTAG
- a CDS encoding CoA-acylating methylmalonate-semialdehyde dehydrogenase, producing MVRELSHYVDGQRIEGTSGRFSDVYDPCTGEVQARLPLASADEVRNAVANAEKGQLEWAAMNPQRRGRILLKFVDLVNENIDELAKLLSSEHGKTLADAKGDIQRGIEVVEFSAGAPHLLKGEFSDNAGQGIDVHSLRQPLGVVAGITPFNFPAMIPLWKSGPALAAGNAFILKPSERDPSVPLRLAELYSEAGVPNGVFNVINGDKEAVDALLEDPRVKAIGFVGSTPIAQYIYATAAAHGKRAQCFGGAKNHMVIMPDADLDMAADALIGAGYGSAGERCMAISVAVPVGQETADALVAKLTERVKDLKVGHSLDKDSDFGPVVAQSAKERIEGYIQSGVDEGATLVTDGRGLTVDGYDGGFWVGPTLFDNVTKDMKIYKEEIFGPVLSVLRAADYDEALRLCSEHEFGNGVAIFTRDGDSARDFASRVEVGMVGINVPIPVPIAYYTFGGWKASGFGDLNQHGADAFRFYTKTKTVTSRWPSGIRQGASFIMPAGS from the coding sequence ATGGTGCGCGAGCTTTCACATTACGTAGACGGCCAGAGGATCGAAGGCACGTCCGGCCGCTTCAGCGATGTCTACGATCCCTGCACGGGTGAAGTGCAGGCGCGGCTTCCGCTGGCCAGCGCGGACGAGGTCCGCAACGCCGTCGCAAACGCCGAAAAGGGCCAACTCGAATGGGCGGCGATGAACCCGCAACGCCGGGGACGCATCCTGCTCAAGTTTGTGGACCTGGTGAACGAGAACATTGACGAACTCGCCAAGCTGCTGTCCTCCGAACACGGCAAGACGCTTGCCGATGCCAAGGGTGACATCCAGCGGGGGATCGAGGTAGTTGAATTCTCGGCAGGGGCACCGCACCTGCTCAAGGGTGAATTCTCGGACAACGCTGGGCAGGGCATTGACGTTCACTCATTGCGCCAACCGCTGGGCGTAGTCGCGGGCATCACGCCTTTCAACTTCCCCGCCATGATCCCGCTATGGAAGTCGGGCCCCGCGCTCGCAGCCGGTAACGCGTTCATCCTCAAGCCGTCCGAGCGGGATCCCTCCGTTCCGCTGCGGCTCGCCGAGCTGTACAGCGAGGCCGGTGTTCCCAACGGCGTCTTCAACGTGATCAACGGTGACAAGGAGGCCGTCGACGCCCTCCTTGAGGACCCTCGGGTCAAGGCCATTGGATTCGTTGGTTCCACGCCGATCGCCCAGTACATTTACGCCACCGCGGCTGCGCACGGCAAGCGCGCGCAGTGCTTCGGCGGCGCGAAGAACCACATGGTGATCATGCCCGACGCCGATCTGGACATGGCTGCCGACGCCCTGATTGGTGCCGGGTACGGTTCCGCCGGCGAGCGCTGCATGGCCATCTCCGTGGCGGTGCCCGTTGGCCAGGAGACCGCGGATGCCCTGGTGGCAAAGCTGACCGAGCGCGTCAAGGACCTCAAGGTGGGCCACAGCCTGGACAAGGACTCGGATTTTGGACCTGTCGTAGCGCAGTCCGCAAAGGAACGGATCGAGGGTTACATCCAGTCCGGCGTGGACGAAGGCGCCACCCTGGTCACCGACGGCCGTGGGCTCACAGTGGACGGTTACGATGGCGGCTTCTGGGTTGGTCCCACGCTCTTCGACAACGTCACGAAGGACATGAAGATCTACAAGGAAGAGATCTTCGGTCCCGTCCTCAGCGTGCTGCGCGCGGCTGACTACGACGAAGCGCTAAGGCTCTGCAGCGAGCACGAGTTTGGCAACGGCGTCGCAATTTTCACCCGCGACGGCGACTCCGCCCGCGACTTCGCCAGCCGCGTCGAGGTCGGCATGGTGGGCATCAACGTGCCCATTCCCGTGCCGATCGCGTACTACACGTTCGGCGGCTGGAAGGCCTCCGGGTTCGGCGACCTCAACCAGCACGGCGCCGACGCCTTCCGCTTCTACACCAAGACCAAGACGGTGACGTCGCGGTGGCCTTCCGGCATTCGCCAGGGCGCCAGCTTCATCATGCCGGCAGGCAGCTGA
- a CDS encoding enoyl-CoA hydratase/isomerase family protein, whose amino-acid sequence MEAVDADEVLFERRGHLGIVTLNRPRAVNALSAGMVKAMLQQLAAWADDDAVATILVRGAGDRGLCAGGDIVAIYKDMLHGGQETAEFWADEYRLNSLIARYPKPYVAFMDGLVLGGGVGISAHGSFRVVTERTRTGMPETTIGFVPDVGGTFLLSRSPGETGTHAALTGAHLSGADALFLGLADHFVPSENLPALAEALESSTAEAAVERFAQAAPDSALAGQREWIDAAYAYDDAEEIVRSLRSLGAEAVAAADTIDSKSPTSVKVTLESLRRVRGMSLEEALDQEYRVGLRCLAGPDFREGIRAQVVDKDRNPQWKPPTLADVHESDVEGYFASLGERELGLAALGADAT is encoded by the coding sequence ATGGAGGCCGTGGACGCGGACGAAGTTCTCTTCGAGCGCCGCGGTCATCTTGGCATCGTGACGCTCAACCGGCCCCGGGCAGTCAACGCCCTCAGCGCGGGAATGGTGAAAGCCATGCTCCAGCAGTTGGCTGCCTGGGCTGACGACGACGCCGTGGCAACCATCCTGGTACGCGGCGCCGGCGACCGTGGGCTGTGTGCCGGCGGGGACATCGTGGCCATCTACAAGGACATGTTGCATGGCGGTCAGGAAACGGCAGAGTTTTGGGCCGACGAGTACCGGCTGAACTCACTCATTGCCCGGTATCCAAAGCCTTATGTCGCTTTCATGGATGGGCTGGTGCTGGGTGGCGGCGTGGGGATTTCGGCGCACGGCTCGTTCCGCGTAGTCACTGAGCGGACGCGCACCGGCATGCCCGAGACCACCATTGGATTCGTGCCCGACGTCGGCGGCACCTTTTTGCTGTCCCGCTCGCCGGGGGAGACGGGAACCCATGCGGCACTGACGGGCGCCCATCTCTCCGGGGCGGATGCCTTGTTCCTTGGACTCGCGGACCACTTCGTGCCGTCCGAAAACCTCCCCGCGCTGGCAGAGGCGTTGGAAAGCTCGACGGCGGAGGCCGCCGTCGAGCGTTTTGCCCAAGCGGCGCCGGACTCGGCCCTGGCGGGCCAGCGGGAGTGGATCGATGCCGCATACGCCTATGACGATGCGGAGGAAATTGTGCGGAGTTTGCGTTCCCTCGGGGCGGAGGCAGTTGCCGCGGCCGACACGATTGATTCGAAGTCGCCTACCTCCGTGAAGGTCACTTTGGAGTCCTTGCGGCGCGTGCGGGGGATGTCGCTGGAGGAAGCGCTGGACCAGGAGTACCGGGTGGGACTGCGCTGCCTGGCCGGGCCCGATTTCCGGGAGGGGATCCGCGCCCAGGTAGTGGACAAGGACCGGAACCCGCAATGGAAGCCTCCCACTTTGGCTGACGTGCACGAGTCCGACGTCGAGGGCTACTTTGCCTCGCTCGGTGAGCGCGAGTTGGGCCTCGCCGCCTTGGGCGCTGACGCCACGTGA
- the mmsB gene encoding 3-hydroxyisobutyrate dehydrogenase — protein MTENAASATGLIAFLGLGHMGGPMAANLIKAGHDVIGYDPVPAAVEAAKAHGIPMASTAQEAVDGAAVVLTMLPSGKHVLDAYRGVDGPGLLSVAGPNTLFLDCSTINVDEAREAAVIAVEAGHRSVDAPVSGGVVGAEAATLTFMVGALPEDFETVKPILELMGKRIVHCGDHGAGQAAKVCNNMILGVSMIAVAEAFVLGEKLGLTHQALFDVASNASGQCWALTTNCPVPGPVPTSPANRDYQPGFAGALMAKDLRLAVNALESTGVAAEMGPLASRIYDAFAAGEGAGRDFSGIITDIRDKSA, from the coding sequence ATGACAGAGAACGCAGCATCGGCAACGGGACTCATCGCTTTCCTCGGACTCGGCCATATGGGCGGACCCATGGCGGCCAACCTGATCAAAGCCGGACACGACGTGATCGGTTATGACCCCGTGCCAGCCGCCGTCGAGGCCGCCAAGGCTCACGGTATTCCCATGGCATCCACGGCCCAGGAAGCCGTGGACGGCGCAGCCGTGGTGTTGACCATGTTGCCCAGCGGCAAGCACGTGTTGGACGCGTACCGCGGGGTTGACGGGCCCGGGCTGCTGTCTGTTGCAGGGCCGAATACCCTGTTCCTGGATTGCTCCACCATCAACGTTGACGAGGCCCGGGAGGCCGCCGTCATTGCTGTGGAAGCGGGCCATCGTTCAGTGGATGCCCCGGTTTCCGGCGGTGTAGTGGGCGCCGAAGCCGCCACCTTGACCTTTATGGTGGGGGCCTTGCCGGAGGATTTCGAGACCGTCAAACCCATCCTGGAACTCATGGGCAAGAGGATCGTTCACTGCGGCGATCACGGTGCCGGGCAAGCAGCCAAGGTCTGCAACAACATGATCCTGGGCGTGTCCATGATTGCTGTTGCCGAGGCCTTCGTGCTCGGGGAGAAACTTGGACTCACGCATCAGGCACTCTTCGACGTCGCTTCCAACGCTTCCGGCCAGTGCTGGGCACTGACCACCAACTGTCCGGTTCCCGGTCCCGTGCCCACCAGCCCGGCAAACCGCGACTACCAGCCAGGCTTTGCCGGGGCGCTGATGGCCAAGGACCTGAGGCTGGCCGTCAATGCCTTGGAAAGCACCGGCGTTGCTGCGGAAATGGGGCCGCTTGCTTCACGTATCTACGATGCCTTCGCGGCCGGGGAGGGTGCCGGACGTGACTTCTCAGGCATCATCACGGACATACGCGACAAGTCTGCGTGA
- a CDS encoding enoyl-CoA hydratase, with the protein MTEQYGNILVERRGRVGLVTLNRPEALNALNTALMNELVDAVTAMDTDPGIGAVVITGSAKAFAAGADIKEMSSKSYMEMYAADWFRRWEDLTRLRIPVIAAVSGFALGGGCELAMMADFIIAGDNAKFGQPEINLGVIPGMGGSQRLTRAVGKAKAMDMVLTGRFMDAEEAERSGLVSRIVPAAEVIDEAVKAADVIASKSKPAAMVAKEAVNAAFEMGLAQGVLFERRVFHSLFATEDQKEGMAAFSGKRQPEFKHR; encoded by the coding sequence ATGACGGAGCAGTACGGAAACATCCTGGTGGAACGTCGGGGCCGCGTAGGTTTGGTGACGTTGAACCGGCCGGAAGCGTTGAATGCGCTGAACACCGCACTCATGAACGAACTGGTGGACGCCGTGACGGCGATGGACACCGATCCTGGGATTGGTGCCGTGGTGATCACGGGATCCGCCAAGGCGTTCGCGGCAGGTGCAGACATCAAGGAGATGTCCTCCAAGAGCTACATGGAAATGTATGCGGCGGACTGGTTCCGCCGCTGGGAGGACCTCACCCGACTCCGCATCCCCGTCATCGCTGCCGTCTCCGGCTTTGCCCTCGGCGGAGGTTGCGAACTGGCGATGATGGCGGACTTCATCATTGCCGGGGATAATGCCAAGTTCGGCCAACCGGAAATCAACCTGGGTGTCATCCCAGGCATGGGCGGCTCGCAGCGGCTCACGCGTGCCGTGGGTAAGGCCAAAGCGATGGACATGGTCCTCACAGGCCGTTTCATGGACGCCGAGGAAGCTGAACGCTCCGGACTTGTCTCCCGGATTGTCCCGGCAGCAGAAGTGATTGACGAGGCCGTGAAAGCCGCTGACGTTATCGCTTCCAAGTCCAAGCCCGCAGCCATGGTGGCCAAGGAAGCCGTCAACGCCGCGTTTGAAATGGGCCTGGCGCAGGGCGTGCTTTTCGAACGGCGGGTGTTCCACTCACTGTTCGCCACCGAAGACCAGAAGGAAGGCATGGCCGCGTTCAGCGGGAAGCGGCAGCCCGAGTTCAAGCACCGCTAG
- a CDS encoding DUF4190 domain-containing protein: MSVQNTETTQTQAPVQPINRLALVAVAMAAVAVAGLFLSGMAVIAVFVVGAGHVALTQIQQGTERGRGLAITALAIGYAIASFALVSAIIYAFTLASQ; this comes from the coding sequence ATGTCCGTGCAGAACACTGAGACCACTCAGACACAGGCACCCGTCCAGCCGATCAACCGTTTGGCACTTGTGGCGGTGGCGATGGCCGCAGTAGCAGTTGCCGGCCTGTTCCTCTCCGGAATGGCCGTCATAGCCGTCTTTGTGGTGGGCGCGGGCCATGTAGCCCTCACCCAGATCCAGCAGGGAACCGAGCGGGGCAGGGGTCTGGCGATCACCGCCCTGGCAATCGGCTACGCTATCGCATCGTTCGCGTTGGTCTCTGCGATCATTTACGCGTTCACACTCGCCTCGCAATAA
- a CDS encoding TenA family protein codes for MGFAEELRNNCAADWYAAVNHPFVDKLLDGSLPDDELRHYLVQDYQFCDAFVALLGQAVASAPSLPSRLVFARVLGAFASDENTYFQDCFDELSVPDPDRSAPALGPVTRDFDALMRSALATGAYPDVLAVLLVAEWLYGDWAARAGDASTWPAQTKHSEWIRLHNNPEYNAWVQWLRAEFNAAEPSNPEDRNRVAETFYEAVRLEREFFDAAVLPTAVR; via the coding sequence GTGGGCTTTGCCGAAGAACTCAGAAACAACTGCGCCGCAGATTGGTACGCCGCCGTCAATCATCCGTTCGTGGATAAGCTCTTGGACGGCAGCCTTCCGGATGATGAACTCCGCCACTACCTCGTACAGGATTATCAGTTCTGCGACGCCTTCGTTGCGCTGCTTGGACAGGCTGTTGCCTCGGCACCCTCGCTGCCTTCACGGTTGGTGTTCGCACGGGTGCTCGGGGCTTTCGCTTCGGATGAGAACACGTACTTCCAAGACTGCTTCGACGAACTGTCGGTTCCCGATCCTGACCGGAGCGCGCCGGCACTGGGTCCCGTGACGCGCGACTTCGACGCCCTCATGCGCAGCGCCCTGGCTACGGGCGCTTACCCGGACGTCCTGGCTGTGCTGCTCGTGGCGGAGTGGCTCTACGGAGACTGGGCAGCGCGGGCTGGCGACGCCTCCACGTGGCCGGCCCAAACAAAGCACTCCGAGTGGATCCGCCTGCACAACAACCCCGAATACAACGCGTGGGTGCAATGGTTGCGGGCAGAGTTCAACGCCGCCGAACCCAGCAACCCGGAAGATCGAAACAGGGTCGCCGAGACGTTCTATGAGGCCGTGCGGCTGGAGCGCGAATTCTTCGACGCGGCTGTGCTGCCTACGGCGGTCCGCTAG
- a CDS encoding MarR family transcriptional regulator, whose protein sequence is MGTPLPRDPIADAQRNWERHGWGDVAAPMAAITAIMRTQQILLARIETVLKPFGLTFARYELLALLSFARSGALPMNKASALLQVHPTSVTNAVDRLEKAALVARSPHPTDGRTTLIELTAEGRTLAKKATAALNSEVFGKSGFGPDDVDHLIRVLGTFRRDAGDFTEE, encoded by the coding sequence ATGGGCACCCCACTCCCCCGCGACCCCATCGCCGACGCCCAACGCAACTGGGAACGGCATGGCTGGGGCGATGTCGCCGCGCCCATGGCTGCCATCACCGCGATCATGCGCACCCAGCAGATCCTGCTTGCACGCATCGAGACGGTCCTCAAACCGTTCGGGCTGACCTTCGCACGCTACGAACTCCTCGCCCTACTGAGTTTCGCTCGCAGCGGCGCGCTCCCCATGAACAAGGCGAGCGCGCTCCTGCAGGTGCATCCCACCTCGGTGACCAACGCCGTCGACCGTCTTGAAAAGGCCGCACTCGTGGCCCGTTCGCCACATCCCACCGACGGCCGCACCACCCTGATCGAGCTCACCGCCGAGGGCCGCACCCTCGCCAAGAAGGCGACGGCGGCACTCAACTCCGAGGTTTTCGGCAAGTCAGGCTTCGGGCCCGACGACGTCGATCACCTCATCCGGGTTCTTGGCACCTTCCGCCGGGACGCCGGGGACTTCACAGAGGAGTGA
- a CDS encoding AMP-binding protein, translating into MTVTEDFRAARDRLLELREDYKQAHSEFEWPRFEEFNFALDWFDHIAADPERGNKPALVIVEQDGSSTRRTFADLSQRSSQLANWLRGQGVKRGDHMIIMLGNQVELWELMLAGIKLGIVMIPTTTLMGARDLQDRVERGGANWVAVGSANIGKFADVAGDYTLIEVGADRANAQALQYADSYDAGTDFTPDAPTRADETLLLYFTSGTTSRAKLVEHTHTSYPVGHLSTMYWIGLEPGDVHLNVASPGWAKHAWSNVFTPWIAEACVFIYNYQRFDAAALMDQMGREGVTSFCAPPTVWRMLIQADLTQLTAPPHKVVSAGEPLNAEVIGQVEEAWGVTIRDGFGQTESTVQIANTPAQSVKIGSMGRPLPGYDVVLVDPLTGEEADDGELCLRLDPRPVGLMKSYFGDEAKTAEAFRDGYYHTGDMASRDADGVITYVGRDDDVFKSSDYRLSPFELESVLIEHPAVAEAAVVPSPDPVKLSVPKAFVVLAAGYEPGPAVAEDILRYCRQHLAPFKRIRRLEFGELPKTISGKIRRVELRGTEVARHGAGPLPAGLGLEYSEEEFPNLKD; encoded by the coding sequence ATGACAGTCACAGAAGACTTCCGCGCGGCCCGGGACCGGCTGCTGGAACTGCGTGAGGACTACAAGCAGGCGCACAGCGAATTCGAATGGCCACGGTTCGAGGAGTTCAACTTTGCCCTGGACTGGTTTGACCACATCGCGGCGGATCCCGAACGCGGCAACAAGCCCGCATTGGTCATCGTTGAGCAGGATGGCAGTTCCACACGGCGCACGTTTGCGGACCTTTCGCAGCGGTCCTCCCAACTCGCCAACTGGCTGCGCGGCCAGGGCGTGAAGCGCGGGGACCATATGATCATCATGCTCGGCAACCAGGTGGAGCTATGGGAGCTCATGCTGGCGGGCATCAAGCTGGGCATCGTCATGATCCCCACCACCACGCTCATGGGCGCCCGGGATCTGCAGGACCGCGTCGAGCGGGGCGGGGCCAACTGGGTGGCCGTGGGCAGTGCCAACATCGGCAAGTTCGCGGACGTCGCTGGTGATTACACGCTGATTGAGGTCGGGGCGGACCGCGCCAACGCCCAGGCGCTCCAGTACGCGGATTCGTACGACGCCGGCACGGACTTCACGCCCGATGCCCCCACCCGCGCAGACGAGACACTGCTGCTCTACTTCACGTCAGGCACCACCTCCCGCGCCAAACTCGTGGAGCACACGCACACGTCCTACCCCGTTGGCCACCTGTCCACGATGTATTGGATTGGCCTTGAACCCGGCGACGTGCACCTCAACGTTGCCTCACCCGGTTGGGCAAAGCACGCCTGGTCCAACGTCTTCACGCCGTGGATCGCCGAGGCCTGCGTCTTCATCTACAACTACCAACGCTTCGACGCCGCCGCCCTCATGGACCAAATGGGCCGCGAAGGAGTCACGAGTTTCTGCGCGCCGCCCACCGTCTGGCGCATGCTCATCCAGGCAGACCTCACGCAGTTGACCGCACCGCCGCACAAAGTGGTGTCCGCCGGCGAACCGCTCAATGCCGAGGTCATCGGCCAGGTGGAGGAAGCGTGGGGCGTCACAATCCGCGACGGTTTCGGCCAGACGGAATCCACGGTGCAGATCGCCAATACGCCGGCCCAGTCGGTAAAGATCGGTTCCATGGGCCGGCCGCTGCCTGGGTACGACGTCGTCCTCGTCGATCCTCTCACCGGCGAGGAAGCCGACGACGGCGAGCTCTGCCTGCGCCTGGACCCTCGCCCCGTGGGGCTCATGAAGAGCTACTTCGGCGACGAAGCCAAGACGGCCGAGGCGTTCCGCGACGGTTATTACCACACCGGCGACATGGCCAGCCGTGACGCTGACGGCGTCATCACCTATGTCGGCCGGGATGACGACGTTTTCAAGTCCTCCGACTACCGATTGTCGCCTTTCGAGCTTGAAAGCGTACTGATCGAACACCCCGCAGTGGCGGAGGCCGCCGTCGTACCCTCCCCGGACCCGGTGAAGCTGTCGGTGCCGAAGGCGTTCGTGGTGCTCGCCGCCGGCTACGAACCCGGGCCCGCTGTTGCGGAGGACATCCTGCGATACTGCCGCCAGCACCTGGCGCCCTTCAAACGGATCCGGCGACTCGAATTTGGTGAACTGCCCAAGACCATTTCAGGCAAGATCAGGCGAGTTGAACTGCGTGGAACAGAAGTGGCGAGGCACGGTGCCGGACCACTGCCGGCAGGCCTGGGCTTGGAGTATTCAGAGGAAGAGTTCCCGAATCTGAAAGACTAG
- a CDS encoding acyl-CoA dehydrogenase family protein produces MLDEKAAAGIATSGALTESILPPYPEADLMHVVDLLPPGERARYMEVREFLQARIRAASIEYWNREEFPFGLLAEMAAFGLGGLQTDGSSKLFKGLMYTEVARADVSLSALVGIHNELIVGMIHELGSSEQKQKWLPGLEAFTQLGAFALTEPDHGSDIAGGLSTTARRDGGEWVINGAKRWIGAGTIADFALVWARDVSDHQIKGFIVETDRAGYSATKITNKIGLRIMQNADIALDEVRIPLDNLLPGATAFSRANDLLRDSRAWVGWQASGIQLAAFDIARSYALERKQFGKELARFQLIQQQLADILGNANASLSMMVELARIQQAGKLEMVQAAMCKATTTRLARSSVAMGRSLMGGNGITTDYEMGKLFGDAEILYTYEGSYEINSMIVARAVTGKSAFV; encoded by the coding sequence ATGCTCGACGAAAAAGCAGCTGCCGGAATCGCTACCAGCGGCGCACTGACAGAAAGTATCCTGCCTCCTTATCCGGAGGCGGACCTTATGCATGTGGTGGACCTGCTTCCCCCGGGGGAGCGTGCGCGGTACATGGAGGTGCGGGAGTTCCTCCAGGCGCGGATCCGGGCTGCCAGCATCGAATACTGGAATCGGGAAGAGTTCCCCTTCGGGCTCCTGGCCGAGATGGCCGCGTTCGGGCTCGGCGGACTGCAGACCGATGGCTCCTCCAAGCTATTCAAGGGCCTCATGTACACCGAGGTAGCTCGCGCCGACGTCTCGCTGTCCGCGCTCGTGGGCATCCACAACGAGCTCATCGTCGGGATGATCCATGAGCTCGGCTCTTCCGAACAGAAGCAAAAGTGGCTGCCCGGACTGGAGGCCTTCACGCAATTGGGTGCTTTCGCGCTCACGGAACCGGATCACGGCTCGGACATTGCCGGAGGACTCTCGACGACGGCGCGGCGCGACGGCGGCGAATGGGTCATCAACGGTGCCAAGCGCTGGATCGGGGCCGGCACGATCGCCGACTTTGCCTTGGTGTGGGCGCGTGACGTGTCCGATCACCAGATCAAGGGTTTCATTGTGGAGACTGACCGGGCCGGCTATTCAGCCACTAAGATCACCAACAAGATCGGCCTCCGCATCATGCAGAATGCGGACATCGCGTTGGACGAAGTCCGTATTCCTTTGGATAACCTGTTGCCCGGAGCTACGGCGTTCTCGCGGGCCAATGACCTGCTGAGGGATTCGCGGGCCTGGGTTGGTTGGCAGGCCTCGGGCATCCAGTTGGCGGCCTTCGATATTGCGCGGTCCTACGCCCTGGAACGCAAGCAGTTCGGCAAGGAATTGGCCCGCTTCCAGCTCATCCAGCAGCAACTCGCGGACATCCTGGGCAACGCCAACGCTTCACTGTCCATGATGGTGGAACTCGCACGCATCCAACAAGCCGGGAAACTGGAAATGGTGCAGGCAGCGATGTGCAAAGCGACCACAACGCGTTTGGCGCGCTCGTCCGTGGCCATGGGCCGATCCTTGATGGGCGGAAATGGCATCACCACGGATTACGAGATGGGCAAACTTTTTGGCGACGCCGAAATCCTGTACACCTACGAGGGCAGCTATGAGATCAACTCGATGATCGTGGCCAGGGCGGTAACGGGGAAGTCCGCCTTCGTCTGA